A window of the Diabrotica undecimpunctata isolate CICGRU chromosome 1, icDiaUnde3, whole genome shotgun sequence genome harbors these coding sequences:
- the LOC140444577 gene encoding uncharacterized protein: MVNLALQYMRLATKRCTLKLDIWFISQCINYKVFPTFCRIKTPGNVPTTLRNTFQLKILKKEICNHYGKLNFLNCKLKVTYDFLLESIGFDNLSNLLNDVQDKMDSVTSIKFSKLKSKLNKLINNASNSQNNNSNKNKTKFSNFQFHPRLKNLSSVPFDKNELDLLNLGLKYSIPRKVSEKDLQSLSIELDVIIQNLSVPLNQKTSIRNSCYKTIFKFKNKNFPSTSTSFNISTTNTTSNTSHNSSSINLPSTSQNYSFNVPFPQFSYKKQKDQLHILKSIQNKIKSHNLIISKADKGNCLVILDQKLYNDKVTTFLSDNNFTPLPEDPTKKFINKIKATNKLFTEFLSEHEAPYYKIPSNPLTPRLYGLPKIHKEGIPIRPVVSFINTPVSILSKFILNLINNMTNFTPRFSVKNTIHLVNNLQQINLHPNITMLSFDVSNLFTSVPKQETINLVHSLLRANSITMSTTNSIIQLLQTCLAQDFFVFNSKFYRQPDGLAMGSCLSPLLADIFMDHLESTHIMKNPEILHWFRYVDDCLVFISGNSNSADLLLSKINQIHPNIKFTMELESSQSINFLDLTITRLNDHFDFSIYRKPTQTDHIIPLSSNHPMSHKYAAFHSYIHRLETIPLSQSNYQTELNILKQIASNNGYDPNLINKLINKKQLKLLREAAFPRDLSIKPHYASLPYLQERLSGDIRYILKRSVENTHISFKVLNNLGQCLTNSKDCINYMDRSGVYKLQCSDCDATYIGRTCRSLTSRSQEHTKKENTSTFSQHLAQHKHTLNIPEDVSLLHNIPQKNFLKLDLYEDLEIVKEKQRSPNCVNRHVSFNRDFQPLHRQLFS, encoded by the coding sequence ATGGTCAACTTGGCTCTTCAATACATGCGCTTAGCCACTAAAAGATGTACTCTCAAGTTGGATATATGGTTCATCTCACAATGTATCAACTACAAAGTTTTTCCAACCTTTTGTAGAATTAAAACACCAGGAAATGTTCCAACCACCTTAAGGAACACCTTTCAACTAAAAATCTTAAAGAAGGAGATTTGCAACCATTATGGAAAACTTAACTTTTTAAACTGTAAACTTAAGGTAACATATGACTTTTTACTTGAATCCATAGGTTTTGATAACTTAAGTAACCTCTTGAATGATGTTCAGGACAAAATGGACAGTGTAACCTCTATTAAATTCAGTAAACTTAAATCTAAACTCAATAAACTCATTAATAATGCATctaattcacaaaataataacagtaacaagaacaaaactaaattttctaattttcaaTTTCACCCTAGGCTCAAAAATCTATCCTCCGTACCTTTTGATAAAAATGAACTCGACTTATTGAATCTAGGTCTCAAATACTCAATTCCGAGGAAGGTTTCTGAAAAGGACCTTCAGAGTCTCTCCATTGAGCTAGATGTTATCATACAGAATCTCTCAGTCcctctaaaccaaaaaacttcAATTAGAAACTCCTGCTACAAAACCATAttcaaattcaaaaacaaaaatttcccATCAACTTCTACTTCTTTCAATATCTCTACTACCAACACAACATCTAACACATCCCACAACTCATCATCCATCAACCTACCTTCTACTTCTCAAAATTATTCATTCAACGTTCCTTTTCCacaattttcatacaaaaaacagaAAGACCAACTCCATATCCTCAAGtctattcaaaacaaaattaaatcccataatttaatcattagtaaagcagacaaaggcaattgtctagtcattcttgatcagaagttatataacgacaaggtcactacatttctttcagataacaatttcactccactccccgaagatccaacaaaaaagttcattaataaaatcaaagctaCCAATAAACTTTTCACAGAATTTTTGTCAGAACATGAAGCtccatattataaaatacctagcaacccattaacacccagattgtatggtttacctaagatacacaaagagggaattcccattcgtcctgttgttagttttataaacactccagtttctatcctgtcaaaattcatattgaatctcattaacaatatgacgaacttcacccctcgcttttcagtcaaaaatacaattcatctagtcaacaatctccaacaaataaatcttcatcccaacatcacaatgctttcatttgatgtcagcaatttgtttacttcagtccccaaacaagaaactattaatctggtccactctcttctacgagcaaattctatcactatgtctaccactaactcaattattcaattattacaaacttgtctagctcaagacttttttgttttcaatagtaaattttacagacaacctgatggcttagccatgggtagttgcctttctcctctcctagctgatatatttatggatcacttagaatccacacacattatgaaaaatcctgaaatcctccattggtttcgatatgttgatgactgtttagtcttcatatcaggtaactcgaattcagctgatctattactctccaaaataaatcaaatccacccaaatataaagttcaccatggaactagagtcgtctcaatcaattaatttcctcgaccttactattaccagattaaacgaccatttcgatttcagtatctataggaaacctacacaaaccgatcatatcatacctttatcttccaaccacccaatgtcacataaatatgcagccttccatagttatattcaccgcctagaaacaatcccactatcacaatctaactaccaaacagaactcaatattctaaaacaaatagcatccaacaatgggtatgaccccaacctcattaacaaacttattaataaaaaacaactcaaacttttgagagaggctgcgttccccagagacttgtccattaaacctcattatgcttccttaccttaccttcaagaacgtctttctggagatatcagatatattctaaaaagatctgttgagaatacccacatttcttttaaagtcctgaacaatctaggacaatgtttaaccaattcaaaagattgcatcaactacatggatcgtagtggtgtttacaaattacagtgctctgattgtgatgctacatatataggtagaacctgtagatcactaacttcccgttcccaagaacacactaaaaaagagaacactt
- the LOC140444586 gene encoding uncharacterized protein, with amino-acid sequence MVNLALQYMRLATKRCTLKLDIWFISQCINYKVFPTFCRIKTPGNVPTTLRNTFQLKILKKEICNHYGKLNFLNCKLKVTYDFLLESIGFDNLSNLLNDVQDKMDSVTSIKFSKLKSKLNKLINNASNSQNNNSNKNKTKFSNFQFHPRLKNLSSVPFDKNELDLLNLGLKYSIPRKVSEKDLQSLSIELDVIIQNLSVPLNQKTSIRNSCYKTIFKFKNKNFPSTSTSFNISTTNTTSNTSHNSSSINLPSTSQNYSFNVPFPQFSYKKQKDQLHILKSIQNKIKSHNLIISKADKGNCLVILDQKLYNDKVTTFLSDNNFTPLPEDPTKKFINKIKATNKLFTEFLSEHEAPYYKIPSNPLTPRLYGLPKIHKEGIPIRPVVSFINTPVSILSKFILNLINNMTNFTPRFSVKNTIHLVNNLQQINLHPNITMLSFDVSNLFTSVPKQETINLVHSLLRANSITMSTTNSIIQLLQTCLAQDFFVFNSKFYRQPDGLAMGSCLSPLLADIFMDHLESTHIMKNPEILHWFRYVDDCLVFISGNSNSADLLLSKINQIHPNIKFTMELESSQSINFLDLTITRLNDHFDFSIYRKPTQTDHIIPLSSNHPMSHKYAAFHSYIHRLETIPLSQSNYQTELNILKQIASNNGYDPNLINKLINKKQLKLLREAAFPRDLSIKPHYASLPYLQERLSGDIRYILKRSVENTHISFKVLNNLGQCLTNSKDCINYMDRSGVYKLQCSDCDATYIGRTCRSLTSRSQEHTKKENTSTFSQHLAQHKHTLNIPEDVSLLHNIPQKNFLKLDLYEDLEIVKEKQRSPNCVNRHVSFNRDFQPLHRQLFS; translated from the coding sequence ATGGTCAACTTGGCTCTTCAATACATGCGCTTAGCCACTAAAAGATGTACTCTCAAGTTGGATATATGGTTCATCTCACAATGTATCAACTACAAAGTTTTTCCAACCTTTTGTAGAATTAAAACACCAGGAAATGTTCCAACCACCTTAAGGAACACCTTTCAACTAAAAATCTTAAAGAAGGAGATTTGCAACCATTATGGAAAACTTAACTTTTTAAACTGTAAACTTAAGGTAACATATGACTTTTTACTTGAATCCATAGGTTTTGATAACTTAAGTAACCTCTTGAATGATGTTCAGGACAAAATGGACAGTGTAACCTCTATTAAATTCAGTAAACTTAAATCTAAACTCAATAAACTCATTAATAATGCATctaattcacaaaataataacagtaacaagaacaaaactaaattttctaattttcaaTTTCACCCTAGGCTCAAAAATCTATCCTCCGTACCTTTTGATAAAAATGAACTCGACTTATTGAATCTAGGTCTCAAATACTCAATTCCGAGGAAGGTTTCTGAAAAGGACCTTCAGAGTCTCTCCATTGAGCTAGATGTTATCATACAGAATCTCTCAGTCcctctaaaccaaaaaacttcAATTAGAAACTCCTGCTACAAAACCATAttcaaattcaaaaacaaaaatttcccATCAACTTCTACTTCTTTCAATATCTCTACTACCAACACAACATCTAACACATCCCACAACTCATCATCCATCAACCTACCTTCTACTTCTCAAAATTATTCATTCAACGTTCCTTTTCCacaattttcatacaaaaaacagaAAGACCAACTCCATATCCTCAAGtctattcaaaacaaaattaaatcccataatttaatcattagtaaagcagacaaaggcaattgtctagtcattcttgatcagaagttatataacgacaaggtcactacatttctttcagataacaatttcactccactccccgaagatccaacaaaaaagttcattaataaaatcaaagctaCCAATAAACTTTTCACAGAATTTTTGTCAGAACATGAAGCtccatattataaaatacctagcaacccattaacacccagattgtatggtttacctaagatacacaaagagggaattcccattcgtcctgttgttagttttataaacactccagtttctatcctgtcaaaattcatattgaatctcattaacaatatgacgaacttcacccctcgcttttcagtcaaaaatacaattcatctagtcaacaatctccaacaaataaatcttcatcccaacatcacaatgctttcatttgatgtcagcaatttgtttacttcagtccccaaacaagaaactattaatctggtccactctcttctacgagcaaattctatcactatgtctaccactaactcaattattcaattattacaaacttgtctagctcaagacttttttgttttcaatagtaaattttacagacaacctgatggcttagccatgggtagttgcctttctcctctcctagctgatatatttatggatcacttagaatccacacacattatgaaaaatcctgaaatcctccattggtttcgatatgttgatgactgtttagtcttcatatcaggtaactcgaattcagctgatctattactctccaaaataaatcaaatccacccaaatataaagttcaccatggaactagagtcgtctcaatcaattaatttcctcgaccttactattaccagattaaacgaccatttcgatttcagtatctataggaaacctacacaaaccgatcatatcatacctttatcttccaaccacccaatgtcacataaatatgcagccttccatagttatattcaccgcctagaaacaatcccactatcacaatctaactaccaaacagaactcaatattctaaaacaaatagcatccaacaatgggtatgaccccaacctcattaacaaacttattaataaaaaacaactcaaacttttgagagaggctgcgttccccagagacttgtccattaaacctcattatgcttccttaccttaccttcaagaacgtctttctggagatatcagatatattctaaaaagatctgttgagaatacccacatttcttttaaagtcctgaacaatctaggacaatgtttaaccaattcaaaagattgcatcaactacatggatcgtagtggtgtttacaaattacagtgctctgattgtgatgctacatatataggtagaacctgtagatcactaacttcccgttcccaagaacacactaaaaaagagaacacttccaccttctcacaacatcttgcacaacataaacataccctcaacataccagaagacgtctctttgttacataatataccccaaaaaaattttctaaaattagatttatatgaagacttggaaatagtcaaggaaaagcaaagaagccccaactgcgttaatcgccatgtatctttcaaccgtgactttcaacccttgcACCGACAACTCTtttcataa